ATAACGGTGAGCGAGCTGATGGGCATCAGAATAGCCGAGACAATGGGCGTAAACCGGCCCTGCGTGGCCAGCCCCAAGCCAATGCCGTTGTAGATAAAGGACAGCACGAACGTGGCCAGCACAATCTGCAGTGAGTCTTGGGTGAAGCGCAGAAACGTGCTGAACTTACCAAAGCTGCCGGCATCCAGAATGGCGTCGCAGGCGGGGGAGAAATTGCTGAGCGTATCGGTTAGGGCAATGCCGGCGTTGGCCTGGCGCAGGGCCCCGGCATCGTTCAGGCCATCACCCAGCATAATAACGGTGCGGCCCTGCTGCTGCAGCTCCGCCACGTAGGCCAGCTTATCCTCGGGGCTCTGGCGGAAGCGCAGCTCGGCCTTGGCTCCGAACAGCTCCCGCAGGCGGGCCCGCTCGGAGTCGTTGTCGCCGGAAAGCACGGCCAGTTGGTAGCGCTGGCCCAGGTCGGCCAGGATTTTGGGTAGGTCGACGCGGTACACGTTGCGGAAGCGGAAGCAGCCGGTGCGGCCATCGGTCAGGCGCACGTACACCCGGGACTGCAGGGCATCGGTAGTAGTGGCACTGGCTTTATCGGAGGTCAGCCCCACAAAAGTGGCCGAGCCCACGCGCAGCTCCTGCCCCGCCACGGTGCCGCGCAGACCCTGGCCGGGCGTTTCGCGGAAATCCGTTACCGGGCCTTCCCCGGCCGGCAGCTCCTCGGCCAGCCGCTGGCTCAGCGGGTGGGTGGATTGGGTTACCAGCGCTGCCAGGGCCTGCCGTTCCGACTGGCTTAGCGCGGGGCCTTCGTACTCCACGGCAGAGCGTTTCACGTCTGTGAGCGTGCCGGTTTTATCGAAGACAATAGTATCGGCGCGGCCCAGCACTTCGGCCACGGCGGAATTTTTGAGGTAGAATTTGCGGCGGCCAAAAACCGTGAGGGCGCTGCCCAGGGCAAAAGGCGTAGCCAACGAAAGGGCGCAGGGGCAGGCAATAACCAGCACGGAGGTGAAGGCGCGCCACATCATCTGCTGGTCGCGGGGAAACCAATACACAATAGTGCCCAGCGCCAGCAGCAGCGTAACGCCCACAAAGTAGCGGCCCACGCGGTTGGCGTAGGTTTCCAGGGTGGCGTGGGTCTGCTTCTGAAAGGTGGGGTTGTTCCAGAGCTGGGTGAGGTAGCCCTGCGACACTTCGCGCACCACCTCCAGCTCTACGGCCTCCCCTACCTGCCGGCCGCCGGCGTACACCACCTCCCCGGCCACCTTGGCCACCGGCGCGCTTTCCCCCGATACAAAGGAATAGTCAATCTGCCCGGTGCCGCGCATCAGCATGGCATCGGCGGGAATAACCTCCTGGTTGCGCACCCGGATGCGGTGCCCCACCTGCAGCTCCTTCACCGACACCGACTTCTCGCCGGCCGGCGTGAGCAGCGTAACGGCCACGGGGAAGTAGGAAGTAAAGTCCCGGTCGAAGCGCAGGGCGTCGTAGGTGCGCTGCTGTACCCATTTGCCAATCAGCATGAAAAACACCAGCCCCGTGAAGGAGTCGAAGTAGCCGGGGCCGCGGTGCGTGAGGACTTCGTACACGCTTACCGTGAACAGCGAAGTCAGCCCCAGGCTAATGGGAAAATCGAGGTTGATGTAGCGCTGCCGCAGCCCGGCCCAGGCCGAGCGGTAAAAGTCGCGGGCGCTGAACAGCAGCACCGGCAAACTCAGCAGCAAGCTCAGATAGCCGAAGAAGCGGCCGAACTCCGCCGCCAGCTGGCCCGTGAACGAGAAGTACTCCGGAAAGGCCAGCAGCATCACGTTGCCAAAGCAGAAAGCCGCCAGCCCCAACTGGTAGTATATGGTACGGTTTACCTGCGCGGCGGGGCCACCCAGCTCGGCCAGTGTAATCTGCGGCTCATAGCCCAATGAGGCCAACAGCTTCACCACGTTTTTTAGGCTAGTAGCATCGGGCTGGTAGCTCAGGCTGATTTCCTTGCGCAGAAAGTTTACCCGGGCCTCCGATACGCCGGTATCCAGCTGGTATAAGTGCTCCAGCAGGTAAATGCAGGAAGCGCAGTGCATCTGGGGCAAGGTAAGCGTGAGGCGGGCCAGCGAGGGGCTGCGGAAACTGAGCAGCTGAGCCTGCACGGCTTCGGAATCCAGATAGTCGAAGCG
The Hymenobacter sp. DG25B genome window above contains:
- a CDS encoding heavy metal translocating P-type ATPase produces the protein MAASVSETTVHVACTHCGDDCPGQPVLLQEQPFCCQGCKAVYELLQTNNLCQYYSLDEHPGRKVADVELPGRFDYLDSEAVQAQLLSFRSPSLARLTLTLPQMHCASCIYLLEHLYQLDTGVSEARVNFLRKEISLSYQPDATSLKNVVKLLASLGYEPQITLAELGGPAAQVNRTIYYQLGLAAFCFGNVMLLAFPEYFSFTGQLAAEFGRFFGYLSLLLSLPVLLFSARDFYRSAWAGLRQRYINLDFPISLGLTSLFTVSVYEVLTHRGPGYFDSFTGLVFFMLIGKWVQQRTYDALRFDRDFTSYFPVAVTLLTPAGEKSVSVKELQVGHRIRVRNQEVIPADAMLMRGTGQIDYSFVSGESAPVAKVAGEVVYAGGRQVGEAVELEVVREVSQGYLTQLWNNPTFQKQTHATLETYANRVGRYFVGVTLLLALGTIVYWFPRDQQMMWRAFTSVLVIACPCALSLATPFALGSALTVFGRRKFYLKNSAVAEVLGRADTIVFDKTGTLTDVKRSAVEYEGPALSQSERQALAALVTQSTHPLSQRLAEELPAGEGPVTDFRETPGQGLRGTVAGQELRVGSATFVGLTSDKASATTTDALQSRVYVRLTDGRTGCFRFRNVYRVDLPKILADLGQRYQLAVLSGDNDSERARLRELFGAKAELRFRQSPEDKLAYVAELQQQGRTVIMLGDGLNDAGALRQANAGIALTDTLSNFSPACDAILDAGSFGKFSTFLRFTQDSLQIVLATFVLSFIYNGIGLGLATQGRFTPIVSAILMPISSLTVIIFSTLLVRYAAYKRNL